The region GACGTAGCGCGCGAGTATCTGCTGGTTGCGCCCGCTGATCTCCTTCGGCCCGAGCGAGAGGTCGAAATCGTCGCTCGACGCGGCGAGGCCTACCGAGGCTATGGTGCCGATCCCGCCGGCTGCGGCGACCGCCGTCGCGAGTCTCGGCCCGGAGACCATGATGCCCATGCCGCCCTGGATTATGGGATATTTCGGCTGGTGCTCGCCGATCTTTAATGCGGGTAATTCCTTGTTTTTAATGGCCATTTTGAATTCCTTTCAGGATATTTATTCTCGAAACTACGGCGATTCCTCTTAATAGTGGAATCGTGGATATATTATTCCATAATTACCGCTTTGGCAAGACCCGCACAGGATTTCCCGTATGTTTAGCAATTTTGCCGAGAACCGGTAGATTTTCTAAAGCAGTGCAAAGATTACTGATTGTTGACAACGACGCGGCGGCACGTAGAATAGTTATATAAGAGATTTCTTTATGAGGTGATTCGTTACATGAGGAAGTACTCCGAGCGTTCCATCGGCCTTTGCGACTGCAACAATTTTTTCGTCTCGTGCGAGCGCAGGGAGAATCCTTCGCTCGTCTCGCGTCCGGTCGTCGTGCTGAGCGGCAACGACGGCTGCGTCGTCTCCCGCTCGGAGGAGGTGAAGGCCGCGGGCGTCGCGATGGGCGAGCCGTACTTCAAGGCGCGCGGCGTGCTGGAGCACATCGGGGCCGTCGTGCTGAGCGGGCGGCTCGGCCTTTACAACAAGATATCCTCGGACGTTATGGCCTGCCTTTCGCGTTTTACGGATACGATGGAGGTCTATTCGATAGACGAGGCTTTCATAAATCTAGCCATAGCCTCAATTGAGGACGCGGAGGAATACTGCCGCGGGATACGCGCCGAGATATGGCGGAGATGCGGCATCCCCGTGTCGCTCGGCATATCCTCGACGAAGACGCTCGCGAAGCTCGCCTCGCACGTCGCGAAAAAATCCCGCTCCGGCGTGTTCTGGCTCGACGCGGCGCACAGGGAGGACGCGGCGTGGATGGGGGCCTTTCCAGCCGGCGAGGTGTGGGGGATAGGGCGCAAGACCGCCGCGAAGCTCGCGCTGCGCGGGCGCGTCGTGACGGCGGCGGAGCTGATGCGCGCCGACGACCTGTGGCTCAAGGAAAATTTCTCGATAAACACCCTTTATACCGCATGGGAGCTGCGCGGCTACCCGGCCTACCCGCTCGCGGCGAACCACGGCGCGGCGAAGTCCGTGCAGGTCTCGCGCTCCTTCGGCGAGCCCGTCTGCGACTACGCGGAGCTGCTCGACGCGGTGTCATACTTCACTATCTGCGCGGCGCGCCAGCTTCGCGGCATGAAACAGCGTGCCTCGCGCATGGGGCTGTACCTCAGGACGAGCCCGTTCCACAGGGAGAGCTTCTACTCGCGGTTCGAAGAATGCACCTTCCGCCTGCCGCGCTCGCTCGACGCGGACTTCCTCGGCGCGGCGCGGCAGCTGCTGTCGCGCGCTTTCGAAGCCGGACGCCCATACAAGAAGGCCGGAGTCTTCCTCTCGGACTTCACGGACGTCAGCTGCGGCGTGCAGTCGCTCCTCTTCGACGGCGGGGAATCCGGCTCCGACGCGGCGCACCGTGCGGCGGAGACAGCCGACGCGCTCAACGCGGAGTTCGGGCGCGTCGTCATAGCCCCGGCGGACAATTTTACGGCGCCTGAGAAAAGCGCGCGCTGGCACCCGAAGCGCGAGCACGGCGCGGCTGAGGACGCGCGCGGACGCCCGGCGCTGCCTCTCGGCCCGAAGCGCCGCGTCAACTTCTGAGCGCGGCGCAATGCCTTTCCGCTATGGAAGTATATTCGTCATAAGTATTTGCCATGGTTTCTTCACGGCGATATATTACGCGCGTGGAATTGAAAAATCTGCATTGGAGGAAAAAACATGTCTAAAAAAGTACTTGTGATAGCGACGAGCCTGCGCCGCGGCGGCAACTCCGAGACGCTCGCGGACGAGTTCATGCGCGGCGCGAAGGACGCGGGCAACGAGGTCGAAAAAATATTCCTCGGCGACTACGAGCTGAAATTCTGCAAAGGCTGCCTGGCCTGCCAGAAGACCGGTAAGTGCGTCATAAAGGACGGCGCCGCAGAGATAATCGGGAAGATGAAGGACGCCGACGTGATAGCCTTCGCGACGCCCATCTACTACTACGAGATGAGCGGGCAGATGAAGACCCTGCTCGACCGCGCGAACCCGCTCTTCGGCTCGGACTACAACTTCCGCGACATTTATCTGTTCAGCGCGGCCGCTGACGATTCCGAGGACGCCGACGAGCGCGCGCTCTGCGGCCTGCAGGGCTGGATAGAGTGCTTTGAAAAAGCGGAGCTCAAGGGCAGCGTCCTCGCCGCGGGCGCGCAGAACGTCGGCGACGCGAAGGGCAATCCCGCGCTCGAACGCGCCTACGAGATGGGCCGATCCGTAAAATAGAGGAAAAAGAGCGTAATCAATGAGACCAATACTGACTTTAGCCGCAGCCCTGACCGCAGCGCTCGGCCTCGCCGTCTGCGCGCAGGCCGCGCCCGTCCGCGCCGCCTCCGACGGCGCGCAGATCCAGCGTGAAAACACCGCGATGCCGACGCGCGTCGCGCCCGAGAACGGCACGAAGATAATCATGCACTTCGGCGACACAGTCATCCCCGGCGTGCTCAACGACGGCGAGACGGCGCGCGCCCTCGTCAAAATGCTTCCCTACAAGGTGCGCGTCAGCCGCTACTCGCACGACTTCTGCGGCGTCATGGACGACGCGCTCCCGTACAAAGAAGAGGACGTACACTACGGCTGGCTCAACGGCGACATAGACTTCGCCGCAGACGCGGACTACTTCACGATACTCTTCGACGACGAGGAAAATTCCGAACAGTACGGCTATCAGGTCAACATCGGCGTGATAACCTGCGAACTGTCGAAGATAGCGGCGCTCGAAGGCAGCTATGAAGTTCTGATAGAGCTTGCGGAATAACGGCGCGCCGCTCAGCGCAAATCAAAAATACACAAGCCCCCGCTCCGCACGACGGCGCGGGGGTTTTTGCGGCTTCGCGTGAGACGCATCAGTGTGTATAATCAAGGCGCGCCGTTTGCGGATAGTTTCTTCGGTGTTTTCACGCGCGGCTTTCGTGAGTGAAAAATTGTCGGAGGGCGGAGAAAATCAAATGCACGCGGAGCGGCGCGTAAACGGAGACGCGTGGGGAGGCGTTCAAAATGCTTGATCACAGATGCCCGCAGTGCGGGCGCCGGCTCGGCTACGAGGGGCTGTGCTGGCTCTGCCGCGCGGAAGAGAAGCGGCGCGAGGCGCAGTCTTGGACCGCGGAGCAGATTGCGGAAAAACAGCGGAAGATAATCAAAAACATAACGGCGCTCGACGACTGGGACTCGCCGGAATGCGAGGACTTCTGGAGCCTGCTCTCGTATCACGGCGCGCCGGCGCCCGAGATGCAGCGCGCGGCGCTCGCGGCGGGAGTTTTCGGCTTTGAGCAAGTTTATTACCACGCTCCGTCGGACGTGGGCGCGGGGCTGGCTAAGGCGCTGATGGAGACTAAATCGCCGCACGAGGCGGGCTATTTGATGTGCTGCCTCGCGATGCAGGGCGGGGACGAGGCTCTCGCGGCTCTGCTCGAGCTTGAGCGCAGCCCGCGCGCGTGGCGCAAAAAACTGTACGTAGACCCGTCCATATACGCCGAGTGCGGAGGCTGGACATTCGGCAAAGAGGGGCGGCGGCGCGAGCTCGTATTCGGGCGCTGTATCCCGCTCGTAAAAGGAACGCCCGGCGCAAACGAGCCGGCGCGCCTCATGCGTCCGCGCGAGGACTTCTGCCCGCACTGCGGCTGCCGTATGGTGGACGCGGTGATTCTCGACGGCCGCGACGAGCGGCTGCGTTTCCTCGGCGTGGACGGCGTGATAACCGCCGCCTGCTGTCCGAACTGCGTCGCCTTTACGGAGGGCGCCTTCACGCGCTTCGACCCGCGCGGGGGCGGCGAACCTCTGCCGGGAACGCTCATGCTCGACGATATTGAGAATTATCTTGGCGACGAAGGGCTTGCGGAGATTACAAACAATAGGCTCGTCCTCGCGGAGCGCTTCGAGCCGCCATTCTACGGCGCGTACTACGAGGGCGTGAGCACTATAGGCGGCTTCGCGAACTGGGTGCAGGACTGGCAGTATCTCGAATGTCCCGAGTGCGGCAGGCCGATGAAATACGCAGCGCAGATAGAGTGGGATATGCTATTTGATGAGTACGGCGGCGAAGGGACGCTCTATCTTGAAATATGCCCCGACTGCCATATTGCGGGGCTGCTGCACCAGCAGACGTAGGAGCGGAGGCGGGCGCATTATATGGGAAGAGACGAATACGCGGAGTTCTCCGAAGGGCTGCGCCGCTACGCCGCGCTCTACGAACGCGGCCTGAAAAAACAGGCCAATGCGTACATCGCGGACTTCGTCCAAAAATTTGAGAAAGACAAACCGGAGGCGGAACGGGACGCGCTCCTTTTCCGCTTCTGCTTCGACATCTGCGACGGCGGCAAATTTGCAGAACTGACCGAGCGCGGCGACGGCCTCCTGCCGCACGCGCTCGCGCGCGTCGTCTGGGACTATCTTATAAAAAAGTGCGCGGAGCGCAAAATGCCGCAAATGCGCTGGATCTTCCAGCTTTTCCGCAACAATCCTTTCGCTTTCGCGCCGTGCGGCGAACCCGACGTATATGAAATCCTCGAAGAAGCCTACGAAAGCCCGGAACGCGACGACAAGACCGCGGAGCTGTGGCTGCGCGAGCTGCTGCGCCGGCTGGACTACGGTTCGCACGAATTTCCCGCGTGCGGCCTCATATCGCGCGAATATTACGAAAAGACCGCAGCGGCGGCGGAGCGAGTGATCGAAGAAAACGCCGTGGAGGCGGAGCTAGCCTCAGCGCTCGAATATTACAGGAAGCTGTACCGCTGTTATGAAGAATACAGGCAGAGCGGCGGAAGTAAGGATTTTTACAAACTCTGCAAAGATGCCGGAATATGAACGTCCTCTGCGGTGCGGAGGGAAAGCCGCTTCGTCATTGCTTCCGCGCCGTAAATGCGGAGACCGAAGCGGGCGATACAAAAAAAAAAAGCGGCGCTTTGCAGCGCCGCCTTTTTATCAGTTCAACTAGAACTTCTTGAACATCGAGGCCTTCGCGCCGCAGATGGGGCAGGCTTCCTCGGTCTTGCCCTTGTGGATGTAGCCGCAGAAGGGGCAGAGGTAGTAGTCGGCGTCGCCGTCGATGTCGGCGAGGGCCTCTTTGTAAAGCTGCGCATGTACCTTCTCGGCCTCGTTGGCGAGGTGGAAGACGCGGGCCGCGGTCTTGTCGCCCTCGGCTTCGGCTTCCTTTATCATCGGCGGGTACATCTCTGTGAATTCGTAGGTCTCGCCGTTGATGGCGGCCTGGAGGTTCTCGGCGGTGGTGCCTACGCCGCCGTTGGCGCGGAACTCGGCGAAAGCGTGGATCTGCTCGGCCTCGGCCGCGGCGCGGAAGAGCTTCGCCGCGCCCTTGTGTCCTTCTTTCTCAGCCTGCTCGGCGAACATGAGATACTTGCGGTTGGCCTGGGACTCCCCGGCGAACGCTGTAGCGAGATTATCTTTTGTCGACATAAAAATTTTCCTCCTTAAGAGCTCTTTATACTATTGCTTTTCCCACACATTTAACGCGCCTTAGAACACGTTATCTAAAACGATTATTAGTTTAATGTCTAATGGCGTTTTTGTCAAGCGGCGTGAAATTTCCGCCGTTTAATATTCTATGCCGGCGCGCGCCTGTATCCCATCGCTGTACGGATGCTTGATCTCGCGCATTTCCGTCACGAGCTGCGCCGTTTTTATGAAAATCTCCGGCGCGTTTCGCCCCGTCAGCACGACCTCCGTTCCCTCCGCCTTTTTCGCGAGGACTTCCGCGACCTCCTCGGCTTTGAGAAGGCCGAAGTCCGCCGCCACGTTTATCTCGTCGAGTACGACGAGGTCGTATTCGCCCGAGCTGACGAATTCCGCCGCAGCTTCGAGGCCGCGCCGCGCCTCGGCGAAATCTTCCTCAGTCTCGTCGCCCTTGAATATGCAGTGAGCGCGCCCCGTGCGTATGTGCGTGACGCCGGGAAGCATGGCGAGCGACGTTATCTCGCCGTATATGGGGCTTCCCTTCATGAACTGCACGAAGGCGATCTTCGCGCCGCGTCCGGCGGCTCGCAGCGCGAGGCCGAGCGCCGCCGTCGTCTTGCCCTTGCCGTCTCCCGTGTAGACCTGTATCAGCCCTTTTTCGCCTAGCATTTTTCCGGACCTCCCCCGTGCCTGCGCACGAAATCCTCTATCAGCCGCGCCGATATGCTTACGCCGCGGTAGTAGTCCGGTATCTCTTCCGGCGCGAACCAGCGCACATCGCTGACCTCCGTCCTGTCCGGGCATATTTCGCCCGATTCCCATTCCGCGGTGAAGCCGAGCATGAGCGAGCGCGGGAATGCCCACGGCTGGCTCGCGAAGTATTTTATGTTTTTTACGCGGATCTTAGATTCCTCGTAGACTTCGCGCGCGACGCACTGCTCGAGGCTCTCGCCGGGCTCGACGAAGCCGGCGAGCACGCTGTAGCGCCCGGGCGGGAAATTTACTCCGTGGCCCAGAAGTATCTTTCCGCCGCGCTCGACGCAGACGATTATCGCGGGGCAGATGACGGGATAGGCGAGCTCGCCGCATTTCGTGCAGCGCATCGCCCATTCCTTTTCGTCGAAGACGTTCTCCGCGCCGCATCTGCCGCAGTATCTGTGCGTCCTCCGCCAGTCCATATAGTGAAATGCCTTGCCGACGCGGAAGAACTGCTCCTCGCCGAGCTCGGCCCAGCAGCTCCGCCGCTCGCGCTCGGAGAACCCGTCGGGCAGCGCGGCGGCGCCGTCTATCTCGGCCCACTGGTCGGAGCCTCCGTCCCTGTCCACGAGCCCGGAGCTGACGGCCCTTTCCATGAGCGAGGGCGGAACCTCGCCCGCCTCCGGCACGCGCCCGCCGCCGTCCAAAATCACGCGCCCGTTACGAAACATATAGCACAAAGACATTTGCGCCCCTTCTTTCCAGTCTTTCGCGGATATATCCGAGAGTATTGTACTGGACTTGGCGGCAAAAGAACACTATCATTTATACACCGTATTTTATTTTTTTCAGGAGGGCTCGTCATGATCGAAAAATTTGAACACGTCACCGCGGAGACGAGGGCGAACGTCTATTTCGACGGAAAGGTCGT is a window of Cloacibacillus sp. An23 DNA encoding:
- a CDS encoding Y-family DNA polymerase gives rise to the protein MRKYSERSIGLCDCNNFFVSCERRENPSLVSRPVVVLSGNDGCVVSRSEEVKAAGVAMGEPYFKARGVLEHIGAVVLSGRLGLYNKISSDVMACLSRFTDTMEVYSIDEAFINLAIASIEDAEEYCRGIRAEIWRRCGIPVSLGISSTKTLAKLASHVAKKSRSGVFWLDAAHREDAAWMGAFPAGEVWGIGRKTAAKLALRGRVVTAAELMRADDLWLKENFSINTLYTAWELRGYPAYPLAANHGAAKSVQVSRSFGEPVCDYAELLDAVSYFTICAARQLRGMKQRASRMGLYLRTSPFHRESFYSRFEECTFRLPRSLDADFLGAARQLLSRAFEAGRPYKKAGVFLSDFTDVSCGVQSLLFDGGESGSDAAHRAAETADALNAEFGRVVIAPADNFTAPEKSARWHPKREHGAAEDARGRPALPLGPKRRVNF
- a CDS encoding flavodoxin family protein, coding for MSKKVLVIATSLRRGGNSETLADEFMRGAKDAGNEVEKIFLGDYELKFCKGCLACQKTGKCVIKDGAAEIIGKMKDADVIAFATPIYYYEMSGQMKTLLDRANPLFGSDYNFRDIYLFSAAADDSEDADERALCGLQGWIECFEKAELKGSVLAAGAQNVGDAKGNPALERAYEMGRSVK
- a CDS encoding cyclophilin-like fold protein, translating into MRPILTLAAALTAALGLAVCAQAAPVRAASDGAQIQRENTAMPTRVAPENGTKIIMHFGDTVIPGVLNDGETARALVKMLPYKVRVSRYSHDFCGVMDDALPYKEEDVHYGWLNGDIDFAADADYFTILFDDEENSEQYGYQVNIGVITCELSKIAALEGSYEVLIELAE
- a CDS encoding rubrerythrin family protein; its protein translation is MSTKDNLATAFAGESQANRKYLMFAEQAEKEGHKGAAKLFRAAAEAEQIHAFAEFRANGGVGTTAENLQAAINGETYEFTEMYPPMIKEAEAEGDKTAARVFHLANEAEKVHAQLYKEALADIDGDADYYLCPFCGYIHKGKTEEACPICGAKASMFKKF
- the cobO gene encoding cob(I)yrinic acid a,c-diamide adenosyltransferase, with protein sequence MLGEKGLIQVYTGDGKGKTTAALGLALRAAGRGAKIAFVQFMKGSPIYGEITSLAMLPGVTHIRTGRAHCIFKGDETEEDFAEARRGLEAAAEFVSSGEYDLVVLDEINVAADFGLLKAEEVAEVLAKKAEGTEVVLTGRNAPEIFIKTAQLVTEMREIKHPYSDGIQARAGIEY
- the nudC gene encoding NAD(+) diphosphatase: MFRNGRVILDGGGRVPEAGEVPPSLMERAVSSGLVDRDGGSDQWAEIDGAAALPDGFSERERRSCWAELGEEQFFRVGKAFHYMDWRRTHRYCGRCGAENVFDEKEWAMRCTKCGELAYPVICPAIIVCVERGGKILLGHGVNFPPGRYSVLAGFVEPGESLEQCVAREVYEESKIRVKNIKYFASQPWAFPRSLMLGFTAEWESGEICPDRTEVSDVRWFAPEEIPDYYRGVSISARLIEDFVRRHGGGPEKC